Proteins encoded by one window of Clostridium cagae:
- the aroF gene encoding 3-deoxy-7-phosphoheptulonate synthase, which produces MIIIMKPKASEEEIGKVKSFVESKGLETHISQGNTYYIIGIVGDTAIIDPKKLQVLKGVDRVMKVQEPFKKANRIFKPNDTIINIDGSIIGGGKLGIMAGPCSVESEEQIIKVAKRVKAAGANFLRGGAFKPRTSPYSFQGLELEGLKLLKTAKQETGLPIVTELMSTDYIDTFVEEVDVIQIGARNMQNFDLLKQIGRTKKPILLKRGLSATIEEWLMSAEYIMAGGNENVILCERGIRTFETITRNTLDLQAIPVVKRLSHLPIIIDPSHAGGYAYLVEPMAKAAVIAGADGLMIEVHNDPENALSDGQQSLTPDQFHGLMGKVKAVAEIEGKEI; this is translated from the coding sequence ATGATTATTATTATGAAACCAAAAGCAAGTGAAGAAGAAATAGGAAAGGTTAAGTCTTTTGTTGAAAGTAAGGGATTAGAAACTCATATTTCTCAAGGAAATACTTATTATATTATAGGTATTGTAGGAGATACAGCAATAATTGATCCTAAAAAATTACAAGTACTTAAGGGTGTAGACAGAGTAATGAAGGTGCAAGAACCTTTTAAAAAAGCAAATAGAATTTTCAAACCAAATGACACAATAATAAATATAGACGGTTCAATAATTGGTGGTGGAAAGCTTGGTATAATGGCTGGACCATGTTCTGTTGAATCTGAAGAACAAATAATTAAAGTAGCAAAAAGAGTTAAGGCAGCAGGTGCTAATTTTTTAAGAGGTGGTGCATTTAAGCCAAGAACCTCACCTTATAGTTTCCAAGGACTAGAACTTGAAGGATTGAAACTTTTAAAGACAGCAAAACAAGAAACAGGTCTTCCAATTGTAACAGAACTTATGTCAACTGATTATATTGATACATTTGTGGAAGAAGTTGATGTAATTCAAATTGGAGCTAGAAATATGCAAAACTTTGATTTATTAAAACAAATTGGTAGAACTAAAAAACCTATTTTATTAAAAAGAGGCTTATCAGCTACAATTGAAGAATGGTTAATGTCAGCAGAATATATAATGGCAGGTGGAAATGAGAATGTAATACTTTGTGAAAGAGGTATTAGAACATTTGAGACAATAACTAGAAATACACTAGATTTACAAGCAATACCTGTTGTTAAGCGATTATCACACTTACCTATAATTATAGATCCAAGTCATGCAGGTGGATATGCATATTTAGTTGAGCCAATGGCAAAGGCAGCAGTAATTGCAGGGGCTGATGGTTTAATGATAGAAGTTCATAATGATCCAGAAAATGCTTTAAGTGATGGGCAACAATCACTTACTCCAGACCAATTTCATGGACTTATGGGAAAAGTTAAAGCAGTAGCAGAAATAGAAGGAAAAGAAATATAA
- a CDS encoding SIS domain-containing protein encodes MIFGKTIEELEKLKAINTSKEIMQQPDLWKETYRIIYDKRDEIKLFLKKNISKNTRIILTGAGTSDYVGQTALLELRSKINARIEAIATTDLVSNPKEYIEKDTQTILISYARSGNSPESVAAYDLCEKFIENISQVVITCNKNGELGKKAIKNNKNLVLFMPKESNDKGFAMTSSFSCMLLATILMFDIDNLENNKTFVDLVSEQGEDILENNWNDICDLVNYECNRVVYLGSGILKALSQEMALKSLELTSGKIVTIFESVMGFRHGPKSIIDDNTLIIIMNSIDKYTNLYDLDLINEIYNDSGNHKLAVISYKKNEKLKSICDKCIEINGANVPEIYTVFNYILFGQMFGLFNSIKLKISPDNPRPDGTVNRVVKGVHIHKQNF; translated from the coding sequence ATGATTTTTGGAAAAACTATTGAAGAGTTAGAAAAATTAAAAGCAATAAACACATCAAAAGAAATAATGCAACAACCTGATTTATGGAAAGAGACATATAGGATAATTTATGATAAAAGAGATGAAATTAAATTATTTTTAAAGAAAAATATATCAAAGAACACAAGAATAATATTAACAGGTGCTGGAACTTCAGATTATGTAGGACAAACAGCCTTATTAGAACTTAGGAGTAAAATAAATGCACGAATTGAAGCTATAGCCACTACTGATTTAGTATCAAATCCTAAGGAATATATAGAAAAGGATACTCAAACTATTTTAATATCATATGCAAGATCAGGAAATTCTCCTGAAAGTGTAGCAGCCTATGATTTATGTGAAAAGTTCATTGAAAATATATCACAAGTGGTAATTACCTGTAATAAAAATGGTGAATTAGGTAAAAAAGCTATTAAAAATAATAAGAATTTGGTTTTATTTATGCCAAAAGAATCAAATGATAAAGGATTTGCTATGACAAGTTCTTTTAGCTGTATGCTTCTAGCAACAATATTAATGTTTGATATAGATAATCTAGAAAATAATAAAACTTTTGTAGATTTAGTGTCAGAGCAAGGAGAAGACATTTTAGAAAATAACTGGAATGATATTTGTGATTTAGTTAATTATGAATGTAATAGAGTTGTTTATTTAGGATCAGGAATACTAAAAGCTTTGTCTCAGGAAATGGCGTTAAAAAGCTTAGAACTCACAAGTGGAAAGATAGTAACAATATTTGAATCTGTTATGGGCTTTAGACATGGTCCTAAGTCAATAATTGATGATAATACTTTAATTATCATTATGAATTCTATAGACAAATATACTAATCTTTATGATTTAGATTTAATAAATGAGATATATAATGATTCGGGGAATCATAAACTGGCAGTAATAAGCTATAAAAAGAATGAAAAATTAAAAAGTATATGTGATAAATGCATTGAAATAAATGGAGCAAATGTACCAGAAATTTATACAGTATTTAATTATATTTTATTTGGACAAATGTTTGGGTTATTTAATTCAATAAAACTAAAAATATCTCCAGACAATCCAAGACCAGATGGTACTGTTAATAGGGTTGTTAAAGGGGTACACATTCATAAACAAAACTTTTAG
- the nagA gene encoding N-acetylglucosamine-6-phosphate deacetylase: MLITNCNIIYLDKIEKGSVIIENGKIKKINPSNFTNNEIDQIIDAKGLYLSPGFIDAHIHGAGGCDTMDGTIDSINTIAKTIAKHGTTSFVPTTMTVSISDINKSMRVIKLLKEKGSEGAHVLGAHLEGPFINSNAIGAQNPNYILPPLISTYKSMVKDCEDSVISLTLAPELDGSKDLIKYLSNKGIICSLGHTKATYEETIDAIKCGATHSTHLYNAMPSFTHRTPGIVGAIFDSDIKTETISDGIHISYPALRIAYKQKGTDNVLLITDAMMACCMPDGKYYLGEQDVIVKNGAARVRSGSLAGSVLTLDNAVNNIYKNSDLPLNEIVKMASYNPAKHCKVDNHKGLIKEGYDADLILFDDNINIKKVFISGKEFY, translated from the coding sequence ATGTTAATTACGAATTGCAACATTATTTATTTAGATAAAATAGAAAAAGGTTCTGTTATTATTGAAAATGGTAAAATAAAAAAAATTAATCCATCTAATTTTACTAATAATGAGATTGATCAAATTATAGATGCGAAAGGTTTATACCTTTCACCTGGATTTATTGATGCACATATTCATGGTGCTGGTGGATGTGATACCATGGATGGAACAATAGATTCTATAAATACAATTGCAAAAACAATAGCCAAGCATGGCACAACTTCCTTTGTGCCTACTACTATGACAGTTTCAATTAGTGATATTAATAAGTCTATGAGAGTTATTAAATTATTAAAAGAAAAAGGCTCTGAAGGTGCTCATGTTTTAGGTGCTCATTTAGAAGGTCCTTTTATAAATTCAAATGCAATTGGAGCTCAAAATCCTAATTACATTTTGCCACCATTAATATCAACTTATAAATCTATGGTTAAGGATTGTGAAGACTCTGTTATCTCACTTACATTGGCACCAGAACTTGATGGCTCTAAGGATTTAATTAAATATCTTTCCAACAAAGGAATTATATGTTCATTAGGACATACAAAAGCTACTTATGAAGAAACAATAGATGCAATAAAATGTGGTGCCACTCATTCAACTCACCTTTATAATGCAATGCCTTCTTTTACTCACAGAACACCAGGGATTGTCGGCGCTATATTTGATAGTGATATTAAAACAGAAACTATTTCAGATGGAATTCATATCTCATATCCTGCATTGAGAATTGCTTATAAGCAAAAAGGTACTGATAATGTTTTGTTAATAACTGATGCCATGATGGCATGTTGCATGCCTGATGGAAAGTACTATTTAGGTGAGCAAGACGTTATTGTTAAAAATGGTGCTGCAAGAGTTAGGTCTGGCTCTCTAGCTGGTTCTGTTTTAACCCTTGATAACGCTGTTAATAATATCTACAAAAATTCAGATTTACCATTAAATGAAATTGTAAAAATGGCTTCATATAATCCAGCTAAACATTGTAAGGTGGATAATCATAAAGGACTAATTAAAGAAGGTTACGATGCTGATTTAATATTATTCGATGATAATATAAACATAAAAAAAGTATTCATCTCGGGAAAGGAATTTTATTAA
- a CDS encoding prephenate dehydrogenase, whose translation MKVVIVGLGVIGGSFAMALKDAGYKDVYGIDNDKETLLKAEKLNLIRRGYIDGNEILKDADLIIISIYPKLVKDFIKNNIDNFKYGAVITDATGIKKMFINDIVNILPLNIDFVFGHPMAGREKKGIDFASSDVFKGANYILTPTSKNKEENLKLVENLAYEIGFKRVKRISPEFHDEMIGFTSQLPHSLAVALVNSDLEGRDTGSFIGDSYRDLTRIANINEDLWSELFLGNKENLLKSIESFECELDKIKDAIKNDDKESLKKLFIKSTKRRENL comes from the coding sequence ATGAAAGTAGTAATAGTAGGTCTTGGAGTAATAGGTGGATCTTTTGCAATGGCATTAAAAGATGCGGGTTATAAAGATGTTTATGGTATAGACAATGATAAAGAGACATTGTTAAAAGCTGAAAAGCTAAATTTAATAAGAAGAGGATATATTGATGGAAATGAAATTTTAAAAGATGCGGATTTAATTATAATATCAATATATCCTAAGCTTGTTAAAGATTTTATTAAAAATAATATAGATAATTTTAAATATGGGGCAGTAATAACTGATGCAACTGGAATAAAAAAAATGTTTATTAATGATATAGTGAATATATTACCTTTAAATATAGATTTTGTATTTGGACACCCAATGGCTGGAAGAGAAAAAAAAGGAATAGATTTTGCAAGCAGCGATGTTTTTAAAGGTGCTAATTATATTTTGACTCCAACTTCAAAAAATAAAGAAGAGAATTTGAAGTTAGTAGAAAACTTAGCATATGAAATAGGTTTTAAAAGAGTTAAAAGAATAAGTCCAGAATTTCATGATGAAATGATAGGATTTACTAGTCAGTTACCTCATTCTCTAGCAGTAGCTTTAGTAAATAGTGACTTAGAGGGAAGAGATACTGGAAGCTTTATTGGGGATAGTTATCGAGATTTAACTAGAATTGCTAATATAAATGAAGATTTATGGAGTGAACTTTTTTTAGGAAACAAAGAAAATCTATTAAAATCTATAGAATCATTTGAATGTGAACTAGATAAAATAAAAGATGCAATAAAAAATGATGATAAAGAATCTCTAAAAAAATTATTTATAAAATCAACTAAGAGACGTGAAAACTTATAG
- a CDS encoding tagatose bisphosphate family class II aldolase: MHKILSTKQMLLKAQKEGYAVPAFNIHNLETLQVVVDTAMQMRSPVIIAGTPSTIEYAGAAYIEAMAEVAARKYDIPIAIHLDHFEDIDEIKKNIDIGFRSCMIDASKEEFEVNIEKVKEVVEYAHEYDATVEAELGKLGGKEDDLIVSEKDSMYTNPDDAAEFVERTGVDSLAVAIGTAHGLYKGKAKLDFERLKDIRSKVHVPLVLHGASDVPDELVKKAISLGICKVNIATDLKIPFSDAVKEYFKENPNANDPRKYMTPGKEAMEKIVENKIKVCGSANRY; the protein is encoded by the coding sequence ATGCATAAAATACTTTCAACAAAGCAAATGTTATTAAAAGCTCAAAAGGAAGGTTATGCAGTACCAGCTTTTAATATACACAACCTAGAGACATTACAAGTAGTTGTTGATACAGCAATGCAAATGAGATCACCTGTAATTATAGCAGGAACACCATCAACCATAGAGTACGCAGGGGCAGCTTATATAGAAGCAATGGCAGAAGTGGCAGCTAGGAAGTATGATATACCAATAGCCATTCATTTGGATCATTTTGAGGATATAGATGAAATAAAAAAGAATATTGATATTGGATTTAGATCATGTATGATTGATGCATCTAAAGAAGAATTTGAAGTTAATATTGAAAAAGTAAAAGAAGTCGTGGAATATGCACATGAGTATGATGCAACTGTTGAAGCAGAACTTGGAAAACTTGGTGGAAAAGAAGATGACTTAATAGTATCTGAAAAAGATTCAATGTATACAAATCCAGATGATGCAGCAGAATTTGTTGAAAGAACAGGGGTAGATTCTTTAGCCGTAGCAATAGGAACAGCACATGGATTGTATAAAGGAAAAGCAAAGTTAGACTTTGAAAGATTAAAAGACATAAGAAGTAAGGTTCATGTACCTTTAGTATTGCATGGTGCATCAGATGTTCCAGATGAATTAGTGAAAAAAGCAATTTCACTGGGAATATGTAAAGTAAATATAGCTACAGATTTGAAAATACCATTTTCAGATGCAGTAAAAGAATATTTTAAGGAAAATCCTAATGCAAATGATCCAAGAAAGTATATGACTCCAGGTAAAGAAGCTATGGAAAAGATAGTAGAAAATAAAATAAAAGTTTGCGGAAGTGCCAATAGATATTGA
- the aroE gene encoding shikimate dehydrogenase, producing the protein MNFYGVLGEKLSHSISPMIHNKIFSLLDIKGAYKIFEVEKEDLKKFADSLRVLKIKGCNVTIPYKEDIMKYLDEISPEAKKIKAINTILLKNNKLYGFNSDYYGFNSILLRNNIEANDKVAMVLGTGGASKAAVTLLLDKGVKKIYLVSRSKKSIPLDLDNRIEYRIYEDIGNVKGDILINATPVGMYPNVDNNPVDEKIINNFDVLIDLIYNPRDTKFLQCGKKLNKKICGGLEMLVGQAIKSSEIWHDISINSDIQEKIYSYIDEEFR; encoded by the coding sequence GTGAATTTTTATGGAGTACTAGGTGAAAAATTATCACATTCCATATCGCCAATGATTCATAATAAAATTTTTTCACTTTTAGATATTAAAGGGGCATACAAAATATTTGAAGTTGAAAAAGAAGATTTAAAGAAATTTGCAGACTCATTAAGAGTATTAAAAATTAAAGGGTGTAATGTAACCATCCCATATAAAGAAGATATAATGAAATATTTAGATGAAATATCACCTGAAGCAAAAAAAATAAAAGCAATAAATACAATACTATTAAAAAATAATAAATTATATGGATTTAATAGTGATTATTATGGATTTAATAGTATATTACTTAGGAACAATATAGAAGCTAATGATAAAGTAGCTATGGTATTAGGGACTGGTGGGGCATCAAAAGCAGCAGTAACTTTATTATTAGATAAAGGTGTTAAAAAAATATATTTAGTTTCTAGGAGTAAAAAATCAATTCCTTTGGATCTGGATAATAGAATTGAATATAGAATTTATGAGGACATAGGTAATGTAAAAGGTGATATATTGATAAATGCAACTCCAGTGGGAATGTATCCTAATGTAGATAATAACCCTGTTGATGAAAAGATTATTAATAATTTTGATGTATTAATAGATTTAATATATAATCCAAGAGATACTAAATTTCTTCAATGTGGAAAAAAATTAAATAAAAAGATTTGTGGTGGTTTAGAAATGCTTGTAGGACAAGCGATTAAGTCATCAGAAATTTGGCATGATATATCTATAAATTCTGATATACAAGAGAAAATATATTCATATATAGATGAAGAATTTAGATAG
- the agaW gene encoding PTS N-acetylgalactosamine transporter subunit IIC produces the protein MFVKALLIAIWAGIAGIDLYDGLLHIHRPIVTGLVVGLILGDVKTGLIVGAALELVFMGMVPLAGAQPPNVVIGGIIGTSIAILGKLEPQAAVGVAIPFAVAVQAAITFIFTLFSFFMHKADKYAENADTKGIDRINYMGMLCLFIFYFVIAFLPIFFGADKAAEIVRAVPEWIINGLKVAGGVMPAIGFAMLLKIMLKKEYMAFLIIGFLFVTYGHISILGLALVGLSIALYDYYSASNKKVAKVAEEEYEDGI, from the coding sequence ATGTTTGTTAAAGCTTTATTAATTGCTATTTGGGCAGGTATTGCAGGTATCGATTTATATGATGGATTACTTCATATACACAGGCCAATAGTAACGGGACTTGTAGTAGGTTTAATTTTAGGAGATGTAAAAACAGGACTTATAGTTGGAGCCGCATTAGAACTTGTATTTATGGGGATGGTTCCACTTGCAGGAGCACAACCTCCTAATGTAGTTATTGGAGGTATTATTGGAACAAGTATAGCTATTTTAGGTAAATTAGAACCACAAGCAGCAGTAGGTGTGGCAATACCATTTGCTGTAGCTGTACAAGCTGCTATAACATTTATTTTTACATTATTTTCATTCTTTATGCACAAGGCAGATAAGTATGCAGAAAATGCAGATACAAAAGGTATAGATAGAATTAATTATATGGGAATGCTTTGCTTGTTTATATTCTACTTTGTAATTGCATTTTTACCAATATTCTTTGGTGCAGACAAAGCAGCAGAGATTGTAAGAGCAGTGCCTGAATGGATTATTAATGGATTAAAAGTAGCAGGTGGAGTAATGCCAGCCATTGGATTTGCAATGTTATTAAAAATCATGTTAAAGAAAGAATACATGGCATTTCTTATTATTGGTTTCTTATTTGTAACATACGGTCATATTTCAATTTTAGGATTAGCTTTAGTTGGCTTAAGTATAGCATTATATGATTATTATTCAGCTAGTAATAAGAAAGTAGCAAAAGTTGCAGAGGAGGAATATGAAGATGGAATCTAA
- a CDS encoding PTS sugar transporter subunit IIA: MIGLIIVGHGFFSEGILSSVKLIAGEQQEVIGVNFECGQGTDILKGNIENAIDNLNTDEVLILADLAGGSPFNVSVIISEKRKDKNIKVISGMNLPMVLEASLSRNNYTMDELVESVKNAATIGIKEYKKNKIKETVENDDGI, from the coding sequence ATGATAGGACTGATTATTGTTGGACATGGATTTTTTTCAGAAGGAATACTTAGTTCAGTAAAATTAATTGCTGGAGAACAACAAGAAGTTATAGGTGTGAATTTTGAATGTGGACAAGGAACGGATATTTTAAAGGGAAATATTGAAAATGCAATTGATAATCTTAATACAGATGAAGTATTAATTTTGGCAGATTTAGCAGGGGGTTCTCCTTTTAATGTGTCTGTTATTATTAGTGAAAAAAGAAAAGATAAGAATATTAAAGTTATCTCTGGTATGAATTTACCTATGGTTTTGGAGGCATCTTTATCAAGAAATAATTATACTATGGATGAATTAGTTGAATCGGTGAAAAATGCTGCCACTATAGGAATTAAAGAGTATAAGAAAAATAAAATTAAAGAAACAGTGGAAAATGATGATGGAATATGA
- a CDS encoding GntR family transcriptional regulator, translating into MNKIDKSSKIPLYAQLMDILINQIENYMEENDQLDSEREICDKYGVSRTTVRQALDELEKQKYIYKVHGKGNFISSRRVKQDLIKVYSFTDEMRKLGKKPISKLLNFEIAEPDSKILRKLKLKENEIVYKITRIRIADDIPMIYEVTYLPYDKFNGITKKDLEENPMYEIFKNDFKVHITSAEEVLESISINKLESIYLDVSQGEPGLKIERTTYENKQVIEYTVSIARGDKFKYRVCLKN; encoded by the coding sequence ATGAATAAAATTGATAAAAGTTCTAAAATTCCATTATATGCACAATTAATGGATATTCTTATTAATCAAATAGAAAATTATATGGAAGAAAATGATCAATTAGATTCAGAAAGAGAAATTTGTGATAAATATGGCGTTAGTAGAACAACTGTAAGACAGGCGTTGGATGAATTAGAAAAGCAAAAATATATATATAAAGTTCATGGAAAAGGAAATTTTATATCATCAAGAAGAGTCAAACAGGATTTAATAAAAGTTTATTCATTTACTGATGAAATGAGAAAACTTGGGAAAAAACCAATTTCAAAATTGTTAAATTTCGAAATTGCAGAACCTGATAGTAAAATATTAAGAAAATTAAAGTTAAAAGAAAATGAGATTGTATATAAAATAACAAGAATAAGAATAGCTGACGATATTCCAATGATATATGAAGTAACATATTTACCATATGATAAGTTTAATGGTATAACTAAAAAAGATTTAGAAGAAAATCCTATGTATGAAATTTTTAAGAATGATTTCAAAGTTCATATAACATCAGCTGAAGAAGTGCTTGAAAGTATTTCTATAAATAAATTAGAAAGCATTTATTTAGATGTATCACAAGGAGAACCAGGGTTAAAAATTGAAAGAACAACATATGAAAATAAGCAAGTTATTGAATATACAGTAAGTATTGCAAGAGGAGATAAATTTAAATATAGAGTATGTCTAAAAAATTAG
- a CDS encoding shikimate kinase has translation MKNKIFLIGMPGCGKSTIGEIIAKELMLKFIDMDICIEEKTSKTISELFEQGEDYFRDIESETCKEIIKYDNVVIATGGGVVKKDINIETLKNNGLVIFIDRPVEKIISDIDVSRRPLLKNGKERIIGLYKERYDIYKKACHKIVVNGSTIDEVVGEIKKIIINN, from the coding sequence ATGAAAAATAAGATATTTTTAATAGGAATGCCTGGGTGTGGAAAATCTACAATTGGAGAAATTATAGCCAAAGAATTAATGTTAAAGTTTATAGATATGGATATATGTATTGAAGAGAAAACATCAAAAACAATTTCAGAGCTTTTTGAACAAGGTGAAGATTATTTTAGAGATATAGAAAGTGAAACTTGTAAGGAAATAATAAAATATGATAATGTTGTAATAGCAACTGGTGGTGGAGTAGTAAAAAAAGATATAAATATAGAAACTTTAAAGAACAATGGATTAGTGATTTTTATTGATAGGCCAGTTGAAAAAATTATTTCTGATATAGATGTTTCTAGAAGGCCTCTTTTAAAAAATGGAAAAGAGAGAATTATAGGATTATATAAAGAAAGATATGATATTTATAAGAAAGCATGTCATAAGATAGTTGTTAATGGTAGTACGATAGATGAAGTTGTAGGAGAAATAAAAAAAATAATTATTAATAACTAG
- the agaV gene encoding PTS N-acetylgalactosamine transporter subunit IIB → MPNILMTRIDNRLVHGQVGVTWVNHLGANLLVVANDEVAKDPVQQNLMEMVIPDTIGIRFFSIQKTVNIINKAAPRQLIFLVCRTPQDAVRLVEGGVPIKKINIGNLHFSEGKKQISSTVFIDESDKQAFRRLKELGVELEIRRVPDEAIDEDIYKHI, encoded by the coding sequence ATGCCAAACATATTAATGACTAGAATTGACAATAGACTAGTACATGGACAAGTAGGTGTTACTTGGGTAAATCACCTAGGAGCAAATTTACTTGTAGTAGCAAATGATGAAGTGGCCAAAGATCCTGTTCAACAAAATTTAATGGAGATGGTCATTCCAGATACTATAGGGATAAGGTTTTTTTCAATACAAAAGACTGTAAATATAATAAACAAAGCAGCACCAAGACAATTGATTTTCTTGGTATGTAGAACTCCACAAGATGCAGTAAGATTAGTTGAGGGAGGAGTTCCTATAAAAAAGATAAATATAGGTAATTTACATTTCAGTGAAGGAAAGAAACAAATTTCTTCTACTGTTTTTATAGACGAAAGTGATAAACAAGCTTTTAGAAGACTCAAAGAATTAGGAGTTGAACTAGAAATAAGAAGAGTACCTGATGAAGCAATAGATGAAGATATTTATAAACACATATAA
- a CDS encoding PTS system mannose/fructose/sorbose family transporter subunit IID has translation MESNVAYKEPTPKKVITNKDLNHMVWRSLFLQASFNYERMQGCGWLYGLIPGLKKIHTNKEDLSQAMKDHMEFFNTHPFLVTFIMGLVLAMEESKEDRSTIRAIKVATMGPLGGIGDALFWLTALPICVGIGASMAMEGNVAGPIVFLIMFNALHFFLRFFLMKYGYNTGVKALSSLKEQTKKISHAASILGLTVVGGLIASMVNLKTTMVIPLGSVTGGSSIKLQEGVLDQVMPNMLALLYTFLMYKLLKKGYSPIKLITITICLGLIAKFIEHITHFPIL, from the coding sequence ATGGAATCTAATGTAGCATATAAAGAACCTACCCCTAAAAAGGTAATTACTAATAAAGATTTAAATCATATGGTTTGGCGTTCACTTTTTTTACAAGCATCTTTTAACTATGAAAGAATGCAAGGTTGTGGATGGCTTTATGGATTAATACCAGGATTAAAGAAGATTCATACAAATAAAGAAGACCTTTCTCAAGCAATGAAAGATCATATGGAATTTTTCAATACCCATCCATTCTTAGTAACTTTCATTATGGGATTAGTATTAGCAATGGAAGAAAGTAAAGAAGATAGAAGCACAATAAGAGCAATAAAGGTTGCAACCATGGGACCTTTAGGTGGTATTGGAGATGCATTATTCTGGTTGACAGCATTACCAATTTGTGTTGGTATAGGAGCTTCTATGGCAATGGAAGGAAATGTAGCAGGACCTATAGTTTTCTTAATAATGTTTAATGCATTACATTTCTTTTTAAGGTTCTTTTTAATGAAATATGGATATAACACAGGTGTTAAGGCTCTTTCTTCATTAAAAGAACAAACAAAGAAAATATCTCATGCAGCGTCAATATTAGGTTTAACAGTTGTTGGTGGATTAATAGCATCAATGGTTAATTTAAAAACAACAATGGTAATTCCATTAGGTTCAGTTACTGGTGGTTCATCAATAAAATTACAAGAGGGCGTTTTAGATCAAGTAATGCCTAATATGTTAGCTTTATTATATACATTTTTAATGTATAAGTTATTAAAGAAAGGTTATTCACCAATTAAATTAATAACAATTACAATTTGTTTAGGTTTAATTGCAAAATTTATAGAACACATTACACATTTCCCAATATTATAA